In Nitrospiria bacterium, the genomic window CGTCGTCAGTCCGACCTCGGCGATCAGCCGCATCATGGTCGAGACGCTTTCGATCATGGCGAAGTGCATCTGGATGTTCTGGCGAGTGGAAAGATGGCAGACACCGGAAGCATAGGTCTCGGCCACGTCCGCCAACCGCCTCAGCTGTGCCGGGTTCAGTCGTCCCAGTGGAATCTTGACCCGGAACATCTGAACGCCCGGTTGCCGTTGCCCATACACCCCGTGCTGCAGACGAAACGGCTTGAATTGATCCGCCGTGATCTCGCCCCGTTTCAGACGGGCGACTTCGCCTTCGAAGATCTCGATCTCTTTCAAAACCTCGGCTGGGATCTTGGAAAGATCCACAGTCAATTTCTGTGGAGAGATTGTTGTTCCCATGATGCTACCTCCCATCCGTTCATCCCCAAAAGGATCGAATCAAATCGAAAAATCGGGCGGTCCTGATCCTTCGACCTTTTCATCTAACGCAACCGGGAGGACCTTGGTCGGAATGGTAAAGGTCTCTTTATGGCCGCGGCTGTCGACCGCTTCCCATGTGATCACGTTCTGTGTGGTATGCACATGTGGCTGGAGGCTCGCGTTGGGAAAGCCCAGTTGGAATGAGAGCCGGAACAGAATGGCCTCTTCCGGGCAGGCCTTCACGCAGGCAAGACAATCCCAGCAGTCCTGATACTTGAGATAAGCCTTGTTCGTTCCTAGGTCCTTCACGATAAGGTCGCCCGGGCACATTCGAACACAGGGTGGTTGAACAGAATTTCCGCAGCCGTCACATTTTACTGGGTCAACAATAACAGGCATAAAGCATCCTTATCTAATCAGTCGGTCTTTTAGGGTTTGTATCGGTCTCCTGGAACCAATTGTTCATACGGTCGTTCAAGCATCGTAATGGCTCCCGTATTTGGATTCCGTCGGGAGTTGACAAACTTCAACCAGTTTTGATCATCTCGCTCCGCATAGTCCATCCGGGTCTGATAGGCTGGCCAGCGGGTTTCTCGTCTATGGAGCAGGTGTTCGACCAAAACTTGTGCCACATCGATCCGGTCCAAGATTTCATGAACCTTCATCAGATCATGGAGTTCTTCGGCAACGAGGAGGTCCAGCTGATTCGGGAGTTGGGCAAGGTGTTTTCGTGCCACAAGGAGCTGCGCCTCGTTCATTTCGTAATATCGAGAAGCACCCCCGGCGTATTCCTCCATGATTTTTTGCAGTCTCGACTCTACCTCGTCGGCCCGGATCCCGGCAAAAATTCTGCCATGCTGATGCAGCGGCTGAAAGACCCGTCCCTGCTCACGGTTGATCCAGTCGTCATCGGGCTCGGCCCGCTGAACTTGGTCGACGTACTTTCCCGCCGCACGGGCCGCGATGACCCCTTCGGC contains:
- a CDS encoding 4Fe-4S dicluster domain-containing protein, with protein sequence MPVIVDPVKCDGCGNSVQPPCVRMCPGDLIVKDLGTNKAYLKYQDCWDCLACVKACPEEAILFRLSFQLGFPNASLQPHVHTTQNVITWEAVDSRGHKETFTIPTKVLPVALDEKVEGSGPPDFSI